The nucleotide window AAGGCTGAAGTAATAAGATATAATAAATTAAAAGATACACTACAACCAATTGCGCATAAGACATTAAGTCAACAACTAAAAGAATTGGAAAGTAGTAAACTAATACATAGAGAACAGTATAATGAAATTCCACCTAAAATTGAATATTCACTGACTGAAGAAGGAAGGACACTGATACCAATATTAAATCTCATGTATCAATGGGGAGAAAAACATATGATTAGATAAGTTATTTCTAGTCTATACAAACTATATATTTTATGATAATATACTTCTATAATAG belongs to Gottschalkia purinilytica and includes:
- a CDS encoding winged helix-turn-helix transcriptional regulator codes for the protein MKSFDSKYGRCPMYYTISVLEGKWKWIILWEIYKAEVIRYNKLKDTLQPIAHKTLSQQLKELESSKLIHREQYNEIPPKIEYSLTEEGRTLIPILNLMYQWGEKHMIR